One genomic segment of Odocoileus virginianus isolate 20LAN1187 ecotype Illinois chromosome 17, Ovbor_1.2, whole genome shotgun sequence includes these proteins:
- the CCR10 gene encoding C-C chemokine receptor type 10 isoform X1, giving the protein MGTEPAEQVSWGPYSGDDEEAYSVEPLPELCYKADVQAFSRAFQPSVSLTVAALGLAGNGLVLATHLAARRAARSPTSAHLLQLALADLLLALTLPFAAAGALQGWSLGSATCRAISGLYSASFHAGFLFLACISADRYVAIARALPAGPRPSASGRAHLVSVIVWLLSLLLALPALLFSQDGHREGQRRCRLIFPEGLTQTVKGASAVAQVVLGFALPLGVMAACYALLGRTLLATRGPERRRALRVVVALVAAFVVLQLPYSLALLLDTADLLAARERSCPASKRKDLALLVTGGLALARCGLNPVLYAFLGLRFRQDLRRLLRSGGCSPGPHPGGGRCPRRPRLSSCSAPTETNSVSSWDY; this is encoded by the exons ATGGGGACTGAGCCTGCAGAAcag GTCTCCTGGGGCCCCTACTCTGGGGACGATGAGGAGGCATATTCGGTCGAGCCCTTGCCAGAGCTCTGCTACAAGGCCGACGTCCAGGCCTTCAGTCGCGCCTTCCAACCCAGTGTCTCCCTGAcggtggctgcactgggtctggcCGGCAATGGCCTGGTCCTGGCCACTCATCTGGCAGCCCGACGTGCGGCCCGCTCGCCCACCTCCGCCCACCTGCTCCAACTGGCCCTGGCCGACCTTCTGCTGGCCCTGACCCTGCCCTTTGCCGCAGCCGGGGCTCTGCAGGGCTGGAGTCTGGGAAGTGCCACCTGCCGTGCCATCTCTGGCCTCTACTCGGCCTCCTTCCACGCTGGCTTCCTCTTTCTGGCCTGCATCAGCGCCGACCGCTACGTGGCCATTGCGCGGGCCCTCCCAGCTGGACCGAGGCCTTCGGCGTCAGGCCGTGCACACTTGGTCTCAGTCATCGTGTGGCTGTTGTCGCTGCTCCTGGCGTTACCCGCTCTCCTTTTCAGCCAGGATGGGCACCGGGAAGGCCAGCGGCGCTGCCGTCTCATCTTCCCCGAGGGCCTCACGCAGACGGTGAAAGGGGCGAGCGCCGTGGCGCAGGTGGTCCTGGGCTTCGCGCTGCCGCTGGGCGTCATGGCTGCCTGCTATGCGCTCCTGGGCCGCACGCTGCTGGCCACCAGGGGGCCGGAGCGCCGGCGCGCGCTGCGCGTCGTGGTGGCCCTGGTGGCGGCGTTCGTGGTGCTGCAGCTGCCCTACAGTCTCGCCCTGCTATTGGATACTGCCGACCTCCTGGCAGCCCGCGAGCGGAGCTGCCCCGCCAGCAAGCGCAAGGATCTGGCACTGCTGGTGACCGGGGGTTTGGCCCTCGCCCGCTGCGGCCTCAACCCCGTGCTCTACGCCTTTTTGGGCCTGCGCTTCCGCCAGGACCTGCGGAGGCTGCTAAGGAGTGGGGGCTGCAGTCCCGGGCCTCACCCCGGCGGCGGCCGTTGCCCCCGCCGGCCCCGCCTTTCTTCCTGCTCGGCTCCCACTGAGACCAACAGTGTCTCCTCCTGGGACTACTAG
- the CCR10 gene encoding C-C chemokine receptor type 10 isoform X2, protein MKNPRLREVSWGPYSGDDEEAYSVEPLPELCYKADVQAFSRAFQPSVSLTVAALGLAGNGLVLATHLAARRAARSPTSAHLLQLALADLLLALTLPFAAAGALQGWSLGSATCRAISGLYSASFHAGFLFLACISADRYVAIARALPAGPRPSASGRAHLVSVIVWLLSLLLALPALLFSQDGHREGQRRCRLIFPEGLTQTVKGASAVAQVVLGFALPLGVMAACYALLGRTLLATRGPERRRALRVVVALVAAFVVLQLPYSLALLLDTADLLAARERSCPASKRKDLALLVTGGLALARCGLNPVLYAFLGLRFRQDLRRLLRSGGCSPGPHPGGGRCPRRPRLSSCSAPTETNSVSSWDY, encoded by the exons atgaaaaacccgaggctcagagag GTCTCCTGGGGCCCCTACTCTGGGGACGATGAGGAGGCATATTCGGTCGAGCCCTTGCCAGAGCTCTGCTACAAGGCCGACGTCCAGGCCTTCAGTCGCGCCTTCCAACCCAGTGTCTCCCTGAcggtggctgcactgggtctggcCGGCAATGGCCTGGTCCTGGCCACTCATCTGGCAGCCCGACGTGCGGCCCGCTCGCCCACCTCCGCCCACCTGCTCCAACTGGCCCTGGCCGACCTTCTGCTGGCCCTGACCCTGCCCTTTGCCGCAGCCGGGGCTCTGCAGGGCTGGAGTCTGGGAAGTGCCACCTGCCGTGCCATCTCTGGCCTCTACTCGGCCTCCTTCCACGCTGGCTTCCTCTTTCTGGCCTGCATCAGCGCCGACCGCTACGTGGCCATTGCGCGGGCCCTCCCAGCTGGACCGAGGCCTTCGGCGTCAGGCCGTGCACACTTGGTCTCAGTCATCGTGTGGCTGTTGTCGCTGCTCCTGGCGTTACCCGCTCTCCTTTTCAGCCAGGATGGGCACCGGGAAGGCCAGCGGCGCTGCCGTCTCATCTTCCCCGAGGGCCTCACGCAGACGGTGAAAGGGGCGAGCGCCGTGGCGCAGGTGGTCCTGGGCTTCGCGCTGCCGCTGGGCGTCATGGCTGCCTGCTATGCGCTCCTGGGCCGCACGCTGCTGGCCACCAGGGGGCCGGAGCGCCGGCGCGCGCTGCGCGTCGTGGTGGCCCTGGTGGCGGCGTTCGTGGTGCTGCAGCTGCCCTACAGTCTCGCCCTGCTATTGGATACTGCCGACCTCCTGGCAGCCCGCGAGCGGAGCTGCCCCGCCAGCAAGCGCAAGGATCTGGCACTGCTGGTGACCGGGGGTTTGGCCCTCGCCCGCTGCGGCCTCAACCCCGTGCTCTACGCCTTTTTGGGCCTGCGCTTCCGCCAGGACCTGCGGAGGCTGCTAAGGAGTGGGGGCTGCAGTCCCGGGCCTCACCCCGGCGGCGGCCGTTGCCCCCGCCGGCCCCGCCTTTCTTCCTGCTCGGCTCCCACTGAGACCAACAGTGTCTCCTCCTGGGACTACTAG